The following proteins come from a genomic window of Edaphobacter sp. 4G125:
- a CDS encoding acetate/propionate family kinase produces the protein MNLLVINSGSSSIKFSIFSTDSSSPRSLYEGEVLGIGTGNATFDFHRTGDSSSPAKIKADDPVAAINKVVEAVTQSRLPSINAVGYRVVHPGPKLDHHTRITESVLSDLNHAVLFAPLHDPSAIRIIHEGMKHFPRLPHFACFDTIFHQTMPEVATAYAIPAEYRSQGVRRYGFHGLSCESIVEQMHSTNFPLPHRMIIAHLGSGCSVTALVDGHSIDTSMGLTPTGGIVMGTRPGDLDPGLVLYLLRQQQGDRDTAFKSVEHLLNHNAGITALSGLPNDMRSTRKAAAEGNSQAQLAIDVFTRSVRKAIGAYTWLMGGLDVLVFTGGIGEHDTKTRAEVLAGLDSLGIQMDAELNLAENKQPNNPIQQISASESKTKVFRVPAKEDWIMAIHLQQMLTQA, from the coding sequence GTGAACCTGCTTGTCATCAACAGCGGATCGTCCTCCATCAAATTCTCGATCTTTTCTACGGATAGCAGCTCTCCTCGCTCGCTTTACGAAGGCGAAGTCCTTGGAATCGGAACTGGTAACGCGACCTTCGATTTTCATCGGACCGGAGACAGTTCATCTCCTGCAAAAATCAAGGCTGACGATCCCGTCGCAGCGATCAATAAAGTTGTTGAAGCTGTCACACAGTCGAGACTTCCATCCATCAACGCTGTGGGATACCGCGTCGTCCATCCCGGACCCAAACTCGATCACCACACTCGCATTACCGAATCGGTTCTAAGTGATCTCAATCACGCCGTCCTCTTCGCTCCTCTTCATGATCCATCCGCGATCAGGATCATCCACGAAGGAATGAAACACTTCCCTCGCCTCCCGCACTTCGCCTGCTTCGATACGATCTTTCATCAAACCATGCCTGAGGTCGCGACCGCCTATGCCATCCCCGCCGAATATCGCTCCCAGGGAGTCCGGCGCTACGGCTTTCACGGACTCAGCTGCGAATCCATCGTCGAACAGATGCACTCTACGAACTTTCCCCTCCCGCACCGCATGATCATCGCCCATCTCGGCAGCGGGTGCAGCGTCACCGCTCTCGTGGATGGCCACTCCATCGACACATCCATGGGGCTCACCCCCACCGGCGGAATCGTTATGGGAACCCGCCCTGGCGATCTCGACCCCGGACTCGTTCTCTATCTCCTTCGGCAACAACAAGGAGACAGGGACACAGCCTTTAAATCCGTCGAGCATCTTCTCAATCACAACGCTGGAATTACCGCTCTCTCTGGACTTCCCAACGATATGCGCTCTACCCGAAAAGCAGCCGCAGAGGGCAATTCTCAGGCACAGCTCGCCATTGATGTTTTCACTCGCAGTGTCCGCAAAGCGATAGGAGCGTACACCTGGCTCATGGGAGGACTCGATGTCCTTGTCTTTACCGGTGGCATTGGCGAACATGACACCAAAACCCGAGCTGAAGTCTTGGCCGGACTCGATTCTCTCGGCATTCAGATGGATGCTGAGTTAAATCTTGCAGAAAACAAACAGCCCAATAATCCCATCCAGCAGATTTCCGCATCTGAATCAAAAACAAAGGTCTTTCGGGTTCCAGCGAAAGAAGATTGGATCATGGCGATCCATCTTCAGCAGATGCTTACTCAAGCCTGA
- a CDS encoding phosphoketolase family protein, whose product MPTTRPEKTKKTSGILSEDELRKMDAYWRACNYLCVGMLYLQENPLLRQPLKPEHIKNRLLGHWGSDPGQSFTWVHLNRLIKKYDLNLIFLSGPGHGAPATLSNSYLEGVYSEIYPDKSEDEEGMKKFFKQFSFPGGIGSHCTPETPGSIHEGGELGYSLSHGFGAAFDNPDLIVTVVVGDGEAETGPLATSWHSNKFIDPVRDGAVLPVLHLNGYKIANPTILARISPEELEALFRGYGWTPYVVEGDDPHLMHQKMAEVTEKCIQEIRDIQSKARSSKSKSPERPRWPMIILRTPKGWTGPKEVDGHKVEGFWRAHQIPILDPKSNPKHLKQVEAWMKSYKPDELFDKSGRFIEELRELAPKGKKRITANPHANGGLLRKPLDLPDFRKYAVEVKKPGQIEISPTYNLGGFLRDVMRRNMTSFRVFGPDETASNRLQVVYEASPKTWMAKILPEDADGTLIAPDGRVMEMLSEHTLEGWFEGYVLTGRHGFFSSYEAFVHIIDSMFNQHAKWLEKSKLELRWRAPISSINLLITSLVWRQDHNGFTHQDPGFVDVVANKSPHVTRIYLPPDANCLLSVTDHCLRSENYVNVIIADKAPHLQYLKMEDAINHCTKGIGIWDWASTDAGVEPDVVMACAGDIPTAEALAATAILREHCPNLKIRFVNVVDLFRLMPETEHPHGLSEREFDALFTLDKPVIFNFHAYASLIHKFTYRRRNHNNIHVRGYKERGNINTPLELAILNQIDRYDLAIDVIDRVPRLQATAAHLKEWLKNEIIESINFAHQNGIDREEVTNWKWPF is encoded by the coding sequence ATGCCGACGACACGTCCTGAGAAGACGAAGAAAACATCCGGGATCCTCAGCGAAGACGAACTACGCAAAATGGACGCCTATTGGCGAGCCTGCAATTACCTCTGCGTCGGCATGCTGTATTTGCAAGAAAACCCTCTTCTTCGTCAGCCTCTGAAGCCGGAACACATCAAAAACCGTCTGCTCGGCCACTGGGGCTCCGATCCAGGCCAGTCCTTTACCTGGGTCCACCTTAATCGGCTTATCAAAAAGTATGACCTCAATCTGATCTTCCTTTCCGGTCCCGGTCACGGCGCTCCGGCGACACTCTCCAACTCTTATCTCGAAGGCGTCTACTCCGAAATCTATCCCGATAAGAGCGAAGACGAAGAGGGAATGAAGAAGTTCTTCAAGCAGTTTTCCTTCCCTGGTGGAATCGGGAGCCACTGCACACCTGAAACTCCCGGCTCCATTCACGAAGGGGGCGAGCTCGGCTACAGCCTCTCGCACGGATTCGGCGCTGCCTTCGATAATCCCGATCTGATCGTCACCGTCGTCGTCGGAGATGGCGAAGCCGAAACCGGCCCACTCGCGACGAGCTGGCACTCCAATAAATTTATCGATCCCGTCCGTGATGGGGCCGTGCTTCCTGTCCTGCATCTCAACGGATACAAGATCGCCAACCCGACCATCCTGGCGCGTATCTCTCCGGAAGAACTCGAAGCGCTCTTCCGCGGCTATGGCTGGACCCCTTATGTAGTCGAAGGAGATGATCCGCACCTCATGCATCAGAAGATGGCCGAGGTCACTGAAAAGTGCATCCAGGAAATCCGGGACATCCAATCGAAAGCTCGCAGCAGCAAATCAAAATCGCCCGAGCGTCCACGCTGGCCCATGATTATCCTGCGCACACCAAAAGGCTGGACTGGCCCCAAAGAAGTCGACGGCCACAAAGTTGAAGGCTTCTGGCGCGCGCATCAGATTCCGATTCTCGATCCTAAATCCAATCCCAAACACCTCAAGCAGGTTGAAGCCTGGATGAAGAGCTACAAGCCCGACGAACTCTTCGATAAATCCGGTCGGTTCATCGAAGAGCTCCGCGAACTCGCCCCCAAAGGGAAAAAACGGATCACGGCCAATCCTCACGCCAACGGAGGTCTCCTTCGCAAACCGCTTGACCTGCCCGACTTCCGTAAATATGCCGTCGAAGTCAAAAAGCCCGGCCAGATTGAGATCTCTCCGACCTACAACCTCGGCGGATTTCTCCGCGATGTCATGCGCAGAAACATGACATCCTTTCGCGTCTTCGGCCCGGATGAAACCGCCTCAAATCGCTTGCAGGTTGTTTACGAAGCCAGCCCGAAGACCTGGATGGCAAAGATTCTCCCGGAAGACGCAGACGGCACTCTCATTGCGCCTGACGGCCGAGTGATGGAGATGCTTAGCGAGCATACCCTCGAAGGCTGGTTCGAAGGATACGTCCTCACCGGCCGTCATGGATTCTTCTCCAGCTACGAAGCCTTCGTCCACATCATCGATTCCATGTTCAATCAGCATGCCAAGTGGCTGGAGAAAAGCAAACTCGAGCTACGCTGGCGCGCGCCCATCTCTTCGATCAATCTTCTGATTACTTCTCTCGTCTGGCGACAGGACCACAACGGCTTTACCCATCAGGACCCCGGCTTTGTTGATGTGGTCGCCAACAAGAGCCCCCATGTAACGCGCATCTATCTTCCGCCCGACGCCAACTGTCTGCTTTCAGTAACGGATCACTGCTTGCGCAGCGAAAACTACGTCAACGTCATCATCGCCGACAAGGCCCCCCACCTTCAATACCTCAAGATGGAAGACGCGATCAACCATTGCACCAAGGGCATCGGTATCTGGGACTGGGCTTCTACCGACGCTGGCGTTGAACCCGACGTCGTCATGGCCTGTGCCGGGGATATTCCTACCGCCGAAGCTCTCGCCGCAACAGCCATCTTGCGTGAGCACTGTCCGAACCTGAAGATCCGTTTCGTCAACGTCGTCGATCTCTTCCGCCTGATGCCGGAGACTGAGCACCCTCATGGGCTCTCCGAACGCGAGTTCGACGCGCTCTTCACCCTCGATAAGCCAGTCATCTTCAACTTCCACGCCTACGCCTCGCTCATCCACAAGTTCACCTACCGCCGTAGGAACCATAACAATATTCACGTGCGTGGCTATAAGGAGCGAGGCAACATCAACACGCCGCTCGAACTCGCCATCCTGAATCAGATCGACCGCTACGATCTGGCTATCGACGTCATCGATCGCGTGCCTCGTCTTCAGGCCACGGCTGCTCATCTGAAAGAGTGGCTAAAAAACGAAATCATCGAGAGTATCAACTTCGCCCATCAGAACGGCATTGACCGTGAAGAGGTCACCAACTGGAAGTGGCCTTTCTAG
- a CDS encoding alkaline phosphatase family protein: MKSGKWTTAFASALIALAAIAHAQANKTKNVVIVMTDGLRWQEVFRGADASLFPDTKDANAEDKKLRQQFSPGTPEQNRTALMPFFWNTIAKQGQIFGDRDAQSSVVVTNGFKFSYPGYSETLTGRPNPAIDSNDAPNNPHASVLEWLNNQAEFKGKVAAFAMWDRFAQILRRSESGLPVNVAYEPLILSPMPQGLSDLNAVKTSLPRIFGDDESYDAPEFYQALVYLHQKKPRVLFISLGETDDWAHRRNYPQYLASAHRFDSYLQTLWNTLQSMPEYRNSTTLVLTTDHGRGSGKEWSSHGQKIDGAENIWTAYLGPDTRALGQRANVPQLTQGQLAATVAALLGKNFGATDPSITPSITDVLAH; the protein is encoded by the coding sequence TTGAAATCAGGAAAGTGGACCACTGCCTTTGCAAGCGCCTTGATTGCGTTGGCCGCCATTGCTCATGCGCAAGCCAATAAAACAAAGAATGTAGTCATCGTCATGACCGATGGACTTCGCTGGCAGGAAGTCTTCCGCGGAGCCGACGCCTCTCTCTTCCCCGACACAAAAGATGCAAATGCCGAAGACAAGAAACTGCGCCAACAGTTCTCTCCCGGAACACCCGAACAGAACCGTACCGCCCTGATGCCCTTCTTCTGGAACACCATCGCCAAACAAGGCCAGATCTTTGGCGATCGCGATGCGCAATCGAGCGTTGTTGTAACCAATGGATTCAAGTTTTCCTATCCCGGATATAGCGAAACCCTGACCGGCAGACCAAATCCAGCCATCGATTCAAACGACGCTCCCAACAACCCACATGCAAGCGTGCTGGAGTGGCTGAATAACCAGGCTGAATTCAAAGGCAAAGTAGCCGCCTTTGCCATGTGGGATCGTTTTGCCCAGATCCTTCGCAGAAGCGAATCAGGCTTGCCGGTGAACGTCGCTTACGAGCCGTTGATCCTCTCGCCCATGCCTCAGGGACTCTCCGATTTGAACGCCGTCAAGACCTCACTCCCCCGAATCTTCGGAGACGACGAATCCTACGATGCGCCAGAGTTCTATCAGGCCCTTGTCTATCTGCATCAGAAGAAGCCACGCGTTCTCTTCATCTCACTTGGCGAAACTGACGATTGGGCTCATCGCCGAAATTATCCGCAGTACCTTGCTTCAGCGCATCGCTTCGACAGCTACCTGCAGACCCTCTGGAACACGCTTCAATCCATGCCGGAGTATCGAAACTCCACCACCCTCGTACTGACAACCGATCACGGACGCGGCTCCGGAAAAGAATGGAGCAGCCATGGACAGAAGATTGACGGAGCCGAGAACATTTGGACAGCCTATCTCGGACCCGACACCCGCGCGCTCGGTCAAAGAGCGAACGTCCCGCAACTCACCCAAGGACAGCTCGCAGCAACCGTAGCCGCTCTCCTCGGCAAAAACTTCGGCGCGACCGATCCCTCCATCACGCCCAGCATTACCGACGTCTTAGCTCACTGA
- a CDS encoding glycosyltransferase family 2 protein: MISVLILTKNEQRDLPGCLESVAWSDDVHVLDSYSTDDTVKIAEAAGAKVTQRAFDNYATHRNAGMTEVKFKYPWLFLLDADERPTAELSREMQQVVLGASENVTGFRLRRRDFLFGTWLKHAQISPFYIRLVRPERAKYTRAINEVIEVDGRVADLGYPLDHYPFSKGIAHWVAKHNTYSTMEAELIYRQQGLRNPSWKSALRDPDFHTRRLHQKALFYRMPARPLIKWAYMMFFRGAILDGGAGVTYATLQSFYEYMIVLKTRELERGGA, encoded by the coding sequence ATGATTTCGGTCCTGATTCTTACCAAGAATGAGCAGCGCGACCTGCCGGGGTGCCTGGAGTCGGTGGCGTGGTCGGATGATGTGCACGTCTTAGATTCATACTCGACGGACGATACGGTGAAGATTGCGGAGGCTGCGGGAGCAAAGGTGACGCAGCGGGCGTTCGACAACTACGCGACACACCGGAATGCGGGGATGACCGAAGTAAAGTTCAAATATCCCTGGTTATTTCTGCTGGATGCGGATGAGCGACCTACCGCGGAGCTGTCGCGGGAGATGCAGCAGGTGGTGTTGGGGGCGTCGGAGAATGTGACGGGCTTCCGGCTGCGGCGAAGGGATTTTCTGTTTGGCACATGGCTGAAGCATGCGCAGATTTCACCGTTTTATATCCGGCTGGTGCGGCCGGAGAGGGCGAAGTATACGCGGGCCATCAACGAGGTGATTGAGGTCGATGGACGAGTGGCGGATCTGGGATATCCGCTGGATCACTATCCATTTTCAAAAGGGATTGCGCACTGGGTGGCGAAGCACAATACCTATTCGACGATGGAGGCGGAGCTGATCTATCGTCAGCAGGGGCTGCGGAATCCTTCGTGGAAGAGTGCACTGCGCGATCCTGACTTTCACACGCGAAGACTACATCAGAAGGCGCTGTTTTATAGGATGCCTGCACGACCGCTGATCAAGTGGGCGTACATGATGTTCTTTCGCGGAGCCATTCTGGATGGCGGAGCCGGAGTGACCTATGCGACGCTACAGTCGTTTTATGAGTACATGATTGTGCTGAAGACGAGGGAGCTGGAGCGCGGCGGAGCGTAG
- the glmS gene encoding glutamine--fructose-6-phosphate transaminase (isomerizing) yields MCGIVGYIGPKPVVPVIIEGLRRLEYRGYDSAGIAVAGNTAGLELRRAPGKLRNLETVIADHPITGTFGIGHTRWATHGRPTEENAHPHRDCTGSLVVVHNGIVENYLALKKELTAAGHKFVTETDTEIIAHLIEQELKDTPELPLEEAVREAVKRLTGAFAIGVLSANEPNKLVAARMGPPAVIGIGDGEFFLASDVPGILHHTRNIHFLADGELAVLTREGVALSDFNGRPLPLKTQRIAWDPIQAEKAGYKHFMLKEINEQPRAIRDTTLGRISLETGQVFLDNLDLSADDIRHAAQITIAACGTSWHAGLAGKFMIERLARLPVDVDYASEYRYRDPIPNPKAIGLLITQSGETADTIAAQTELIDKGSKTLAICNVVGSAITRRANGTITTNAGPEIGVASTKAFTAQLTALFLLALHLAQTRNTITPEQSLHLATELSKIPGKLESMLSLNRPNITGMSEGVAAPSPAPPSSSSVIPGDRSGSVSGKNESVILSGAASAAQSKDLRLTPSANIPSPWTGPERRRTPRLSLDEQCQHLARLFHSANDFLFLGRGIHYPIALEGALKLKEISYIHAEGYPAGEMKHGPNALIDEALPVVCIATKDPSDPASVLKYEKTLSNIQEVTARSGRVIAIAIQGDTEIQQIVEHTIYIPPAPELLLPILEVVPLQLLAYHIAVRRGCDVDQPRNLAKSVTVE; encoded by the coding sequence ATGTGCGGAATCGTTGGATACATTGGTCCGAAACCTGTCGTGCCTGTCATTATCGAAGGCCTGCGCCGCCTCGAATACCGCGGTTATGACTCCGCAGGCATCGCCGTCGCCGGCAACACCGCCGGACTCGAGCTCCGCCGCGCCCCCGGCAAGCTGCGCAATCTCGAAACCGTCATCGCCGACCATCCCATCACCGGCACCTTCGGCATCGGACACACCCGCTGGGCCACGCACGGTCGCCCCACCGAAGAGAACGCCCACCCACACCGCGACTGCACCGGCTCACTCGTCGTCGTCCACAACGGCATCGTCGAAAACTACCTCGCCCTCAAAAAAGAACTGACCGCCGCCGGTCACAAGTTCGTCACCGAAACCGACACTGAGATCATCGCCCATCTCATCGAGCAAGAGCTTAAGGACACACCCGAGCTCCCCCTTGAGGAAGCAGTCCGCGAAGCCGTCAAGCGCCTCACTGGAGCCTTCGCCATCGGAGTCCTCTCCGCCAACGAGCCCAACAAGCTCGTCGCCGCCCGCATGGGACCACCCGCCGTCATCGGCATTGGCGACGGAGAATTCTTCCTCGCCTCCGACGTCCCCGGCATCCTTCACCACACCCGCAACATCCACTTCCTCGCCGACGGCGAACTCGCCGTGCTCACCCGCGAAGGCGTCGCCCTCTCCGACTTCAATGGCCGCCCACTGCCGCTCAAAACTCAGCGCATCGCCTGGGACCCCATCCAGGCCGAAAAAGCCGGCTACAAGCACTTCATGCTTAAGGAGATCAACGAGCAGCCTCGCGCCATCCGCGACACCACCCTCGGACGCATCTCTCTCGAAACCGGCCAGGTCTTCCTCGACAATCTCGATCTCTCCGCCGACGACATCCGCCACGCCGCCCAGATCACCATCGCCGCCTGCGGAACCTCCTGGCACGCCGGACTCGCCGGAAAGTTCATGATCGAACGCCTCGCCCGCCTCCCCGTCGACGTCGACTACGCCTCCGAGTACCGCTACCGCGATCCCATCCCTAATCCCAAAGCCATTGGCCTGCTCATCACCCAGTCCGGCGAAACCGCCGACACCATCGCCGCCCAGACCGAGCTCATCGACAAAGGCTCCAAGACCCTCGCCATCTGCAACGTCGTCGGCTCCGCCATCACCCGCCGCGCCAACGGAACCATCACTACCAACGCCGGACCTGAGATCGGTGTCGCCTCCACCAAGGCCTTCACCGCGCAGCTCACCGCGCTCTTCCTCCTCGCTCTCCACCTCGCCCAAACCCGCAATACCATCACGCCCGAGCAGTCCCTGCACCTCGCCACCGAGCTCTCGAAGATCCCTGGCAAACTCGAGTCCATGCTCTCGCTCAACCGGCCCAACATTACCGGCATGTCCGAAGGAGTCGCCGCCCCCTCACCCGCACCACCATCTTCTTCGAGTGTCATTCCGGGCGATCGAAGTGGAAGTGTCAGCGGAAAAAATGAAAGCGTCATCCTCAGCGGAGCGGCGTCAGCCGCGCAGTCGAAGGATCTGCGGTTAACACCGTCAGCCAACATCCCCTCACCCTGGACCGGCCCCGAGCGCCGCCGCACTCCGCGCCTCTCCCTCGACGAGCAGTGCCAGCACCTCGCCCGCCTCTTCCACTCCGCCAACGACTTCCTCTTCCTCGGCCGCGGAATCCATTACCCCATCGCCCTCGAAGGCGCTCTCAAGCTCAAGGAGATCTCCTACATCCACGCCGAAGGCTACCCCGCCGGCGAGATGAAGCACGGCCCCAACGCCCTCATCGACGAGGCCCTGCCCGTCGTCTGCATCGCTACCAAGGACCCCTCCGACCCCGCCAGCGTCCTCAAGTACGAAAAGACCCTCAGCAATATTCAGGAGGTCACCGCCCGCTCCGGCCGAGTCATCGCCATCGCCATCCAGGGCGATACCGAAATCCAGCAGATCGTCGAACACACCATCTACATCCCACCCGCCCCCGAGCTACTTCTCCCCATCCTCGAAGTCGTTCCGCTACAACTCCTCGCCTACCACATCGCCGTAAGAAGAGGATGCGATGTAGACCAGCCTAGGAATCTGGCGAAAAGCGTGACGGTGGAATAG
- a CDS encoding EthD family reductase — protein sequence MTIISVLYPRNGESRFDHEYYQKKHMPLVQLRWTSLGLVKMEWMRGVAAPDGGGPGYEVITLLTFVSKEAFESALAASGEEVVGDIANFTNVQPLIQINEPVSERSMS from the coding sequence ATGACGATTATCTCAGTTTTGTATCCACGGAATGGCGAATCACGGTTCGATCACGAGTACTACCAGAAGAAGCACATGCCGCTGGTGCAGCTGCGATGGACGAGCCTGGGACTGGTGAAGATGGAGTGGATGCGCGGTGTTGCTGCTCCCGATGGCGGTGGGCCTGGATATGAGGTGATCACGCTGCTGACGTTTGTTTCGAAAGAGGCGTTCGAGAGCGCGCTTGCAGCGTCGGGCGAAGAGGTCGTAGGGGATATTGCGAACTTTACGAATGTCCAGCCGCTGATCCAGATCAACGAGCCGGTTTCCGAGAGATCGATGAGTTAG
- a CDS encoding PEP-CTERM sorting domain-containing protein encodes MKRMAAVVAVVLLCFASAAYADSFSIHITVDENGNGTFTNTTGFYDTLTGYMAADPGPGGASSALTYSLLNPPGLISGDLLIYNGSVFSDVVRFNSSNGTLVFYSNPADGYDSLADIASPPGSYYSNTLTLFEIDGVVNFTPTAGQPGFVTGAAGPITYTLLSDPAPVPEPSSLLLIGTGVLGAVGALRRRFNA; translated from the coding sequence ATGAAAAGGATGGCTGCAGTCGTCGCCGTTGTACTGCTGTGTTTTGCTTCCGCCGCTTACGCCGACAGTTTTTCGATACATATCACCGTGGACGAAAACGGCAACGGGACATTCACGAACACTACCGGTTTTTATGACACGTTGACCGGCTACATGGCTGCGGACCCAGGTCCGGGCGGCGCGTCGAGCGCGCTTACTTACTCATTGCTTAACCCTCCAGGGCTGATTTCGGGCGACCTCCTGATCTACAACGGCAGCGTGTTCAGCGATGTGGTTCGTTTCAATTCGTCCAACGGCACGCTTGTCTTCTATTCCAATCCAGCCGATGGATACGATAGCCTTGCGGACATCGCGTCGCCTCCCGGCTCCTATTACTCGAACACTTTAACTCTTTTCGAGATAGATGGAGTCGTTAACTTCACGCCAACTGCCGGCCAGCCCGGGTTTGTGACTGGCGCGGCGGGACCGATCACCTACACGCTGTTGAGTGATCCGGCTCCAGTCCCGGAGCCTTCTTCCCTATTGCTGATAGGGACAGGCGTTCTGGGCGCGGTCGGTGCGCTCCGGCGTCGGTTCAACGCGTAA
- a CDS encoding group II truncated hemoglobin, which translates to MSNPVPTLYEWLGGSRPLVTLLDRFYQKVPSDPLLAPLFAQMPPEHFQHVASFIGEVLGGPADYSAHHGGHANMVQHHLGRGITDEQRKHWMQLLLETADELGLPSDPEFRSALVGYLEWGSRLAVINSELPADAPVTEAPMPSWNWGAPGGPYQPE; encoded by the coding sequence ATGTCGAACCCTGTCCCCACCCTCTACGAATGGCTCGGCGGTTCCAGACCTCTTGTGACCCTCCTCGATCGCTTCTACCAGAAAGTCCCCTCCGATCCTCTCCTCGCTCCACTCTTCGCGCAAATGCCACCCGAGCACTTCCAGCATGTCGCCTCTTTCATCGGCGAAGTCCTCGGCGGACCTGCTGACTACTCCGCTCATCACGGCGGGCACGCCAACATGGTCCAGCATCATCTCGGCCGGGGAATCACCGACGAGCAGCGTAAGCATTGGATGCAGCTTTTGCTCGAAACCGCAGACGAACTGGGCCTCCCCTCCGACCCCGAGTTCCGCTCCGCTCTTGTCGGTTATCTCGAGTGGGGTTCCCGTCTGGCCGTCATCAACTCAGAACTTCCTGCGGATGCTCCCGTTACCGAAGCCCCCATGCCTTCCTGGAACTGGGGAGCTCCTGGCGGCCCCTATCAACCCGAATAG
- a CDS encoding SCO family protein gives MRFLRFGVVAVLGLVLSGAALWGQQLNDSHPLGSTSQTTPNYLKDAGLVERLNQPLPLKASFVDETGKQVALDEYFHKRPVAMALVYFKCTMLCPQVLHGLSTALRGVGFTAGKDYDVVVVSIDPMDTPQDASSAKKTFLTELGQPDAGNGVHFLTGQQAEITALSEATGFHYVRVPGPDGKMDQFAHSSVVMFATPDGRMSEYLAGIDYPTRDVRLALVNASNLKIASAKDLFLLYCCNYVPSSGKYTVAVLRLLGLAAGVTLIGMGIGFYFLSRKRTGSGLAA, from the coding sequence ATGCGTTTTTTGCGTTTCGGTGTAGTGGCGGTTCTGGGCTTGGTCTTATCCGGGGCGGCTTTGTGGGGACAGCAGCTTAACGATAGCCATCCTCTGGGTTCGACATCGCAGACTACTCCGAACTATTTGAAGGATGCCGGGCTTGTGGAGCGGTTGAACCAGCCTTTGCCGCTCAAGGCATCGTTTGTCGACGAGACCGGGAAGCAGGTCGCATTGGATGAGTACTTCCACAAGCGACCGGTCGCCATGGCGCTGGTGTACTTCAAGTGCACGATGCTGTGTCCGCAGGTTCTGCATGGCCTTTCGACCGCATTGCGAGGGGTTGGATTCACGGCAGGCAAAGATTATGACGTGGTGGTGGTCAGCATCGACCCGATGGACACTCCACAAGATGCGAGTTCGGCAAAGAAGACATTTTTGACGGAACTGGGCCAGCCGGATGCAGGGAACGGGGTTCATTTTTTGACCGGACAGCAGGCGGAGATTACCGCTTTGAGCGAGGCGACGGGCTTCCACTATGTGCGAGTGCCGGGACCGGATGGGAAGATGGACCAGTTTGCGCACTCGAGCGTGGTGATGTTTGCGACTCCCGATGGAAGGATGTCGGAGTATCTGGCGGGGATCGATTATCCGACAAGAGATGTGCGGCTCGCGCTGGTCAATGCCTCGAATCTGAAGATTGCTTCAGCGAAGGACCTGTTCCTGCTTTATTGCTGCAACTATGTTCCTTCGTCGGGAAAGTACACGGTTGCGGTATTGCGGCTGCTTGGGCTGGCCGCTGGAGTGACGCTGATTGGGATGGGAATCGGGTTCTACTTCCTTTCGCGGAAGCGAACAGGTTCCGGCCTGGCAGCGTAA